DNA from Microbacterium sp. SORGH_AS_0969:
TGGTGCTGCGCGCCCTCACGCACTCCGAGACCGGCGGCATCGTCGCGGCCGCGACCACCTCGCTCCCCGAGGCCTTCGGCGGCTCCCGCAACTGGGACTACCGCTACGTGTGGCTGCGCGACGCCGCGCTCACGCTGAGCGCGTACATCGACCACGGGTACCTGGATGCCGCCCAGCACTGGCGCACCTGGCTGCTCCGGGCCATCGCCGGCGATCCGGCCGACGTGCAGATCATGTACGGCATCGCGGGGGAGCGCGACCTCCCCGAGCGAGAGATCACGAGCCTTCCCGGATACGGCGGCGCCGCGCCCGTTCGCATCGGCAACGGGGCGGTCACGCAGTACCAGGCCGATGTCATCGGCGAGGTGATGGTGGCGCTCGAAGCGGCGCGGAACGCGGGCGTCGAAGAGACGACGTTCTCGTGGTCGCTCCAACGTTCCCTGCTGAATCAGCTCGCAGGAGAGGTCGACAAACCCGACCTCGGCATCTGGGAGATGCGCGGAGAACCGCACTACTTCACCCACTCCCGGGCGATGGTGTGGGCCGCGTTCGACCGTGGCATCCGGGCCGTCGAAGAGGGCGGTCGCGAGGGCGAGGTCGACACGTGGCGCGCGCTGCGCGACAGCGTGCGCGCCGACATCGATGCGCGTGGCGTGCACGAGGGCGGGTGGTTCACGCAGCACTTCGACACCGACGAGGTCGACGCGTCGCTGCTCGTGCTGCCGCAGGTGGGCTTCTGCGCCTACGACGATCCGCGCATGCTCGCCACGGTCGCGCGCATGGAAAAGACGCTCATGCCCGACGGGTGGCTTCTGCGCTATCGCACCACCGGTGTCGACGGGCTCAGCGGCGACGAGCATCCCTTCCTCGCGTGTTCGTTCTGGCTGGTCGGGCAGTACGCGCACAGCGGGCGGCGCGACGAGGCCGTGACGTTGATGAAGCGCCTCACGGCGGTCGCCAACGACCTCGGCC
Protein-coding regions in this window:
- a CDS encoding glycoside hydrolase family 15 protein, which translates into the protein MTTPIEDYAVLSNCRSAALVSRDGSIDWLCLPRYDSGSMLGALLGDESHGRWSLRPADPEARATRRYDGDTFVLVTRWETATGVADVYDAMPVDEGVEAVIRRVVGVSGEVDFVSEVRLRFDYARAVPWVQQIGQGGEHAILAVAGPDAVVIRGPRLIAVDTAHRGRWTAAAGQSVDSVLSWGPSWKEAPAAFNVEAALERTREWWAAWADRVQSAGTHAALVTRSLMVLRALTHSETGGIVAAATTSLPEAFGGSRNWDYRYVWLRDAALTLSAYIDHGYLDAAQHWRTWLLRAIAGDPADVQIMYGIAGERDLPEREITSLPGYGGAAPVRIGNGAVTQYQADVIGEVMVALEAARNAGVEETTFSWSLQRSLLNQLAGEVDKPDLGIWEMRGEPHYFTHSRAMVWAAFDRGIRAVEEGGREGEVDTWRALRDSVRADIDARGVHEGGWFTQHFDTDEVDASLLVLPQVGFCAYDDPRMLATVARMEKTLMPDGWLLRYRTTGVDGLSGDEHPFLACSFWLVGQYAHSGRRDEAVTLMKRLTAVANDLGLLSEEYDPTTKRQAGNTPQALSHLALVGAADALDATAPR